A section of the Mycolicibacterium anyangense genome encodes:
- a CDS encoding acyl-CoA dehydrogenase family protein, translated as MKRYVFDAEHEQLRATTKSFIEREVAPYADEWERQRLVDRSAYIAAGKYGLIGFNMPEEYGGGGVDDFRFNAVINEELSKFGTRVPALTLQNDVVGPYFKSLATDEQKQRWLPGIISGETIVAIGMTEPGAGSDLAGIRTSAVREGDEWVLNGSKTFISSGINADLVVVVTRTDPTAGHRGFSLLVVERDMPGFIRGRKLDKLGLPTHDTAELHFENVRVPVTNVLGEEGRGFYHLMHNLPSERLSIAIGAIAGARETWRQTLQYAIDRKAFGQSIGSFQHNRFLLAEMDTELDVSEQYLDRCLLAVVENDLTAVEAAKAKWWCTEVAKKVVDNCVQLHGGYGYMREYRVTNDYADVRIQTILGGTTEIMKDLIGRDLGL; from the coding sequence GTGAAACGCTACGTCTTTGATGCCGAGCACGAGCAGCTCCGTGCCACGACCAAGTCCTTCATCGAGCGCGAAGTCGCGCCGTACGCCGATGAGTGGGAAAGGCAGCGCCTCGTCGATCGATCGGCGTACATTGCTGCTGGTAAGTACGGCCTGATCGGGTTCAACATGCCCGAGGAGTACGGCGGCGGCGGTGTCGACGACTTCCGTTTCAACGCGGTGATCAACGAGGAACTGTCCAAGTTCGGTACCCGTGTCCCTGCCCTGACGCTTCAAAATGACGTCGTAGGACCATATTTCAAGTCGCTCGCAACCGACGAGCAGAAGCAGCGCTGGCTGCCCGGGATCATCAGCGGAGAGACAATCGTCGCCATTGGGATGACCGAGCCGGGTGCAGGCAGTGACCTCGCAGGGATTCGTACCTCGGCGGTGCGCGAAGGCGACGAATGGGTCCTGAATGGGTCAAAGACCTTCATTTCCTCGGGTATCAACGCGGATCTGGTCGTGGTGGTGACGCGGACCGACCCCACAGCCGGCCACCGGGGGTTCTCGCTGCTGGTTGTTGAACGCGATATGCCGGGCTTCATCAGAGGTCGCAAGCTCGACAAGCTGGGTTTGCCCACCCACGACACCGCCGAACTGCATTTCGAGAACGTTCGGGTGCCGGTGACCAACGTATTGGGTGAAGAGGGCCGGGGCTTCTATCATCTGATGCACAACCTGCCGTCGGAGCGCCTGTCGATCGCGATCGGCGCGATCGCCGGGGCCCGCGAGACCTGGCGTCAGACGCTGCAGTACGCGATTGATCGCAAGGCGTTCGGTCAGTCGATCGGCAGCTTCCAGCACAACCGATTCCTGCTGGCCGAGATGGATACCGAACTAGACGTTTCCGAGCAGTACCTCGATCGGTGCCTGTTGGCGGTCGTCGAGAACGACCTGACGGCGGTTGAAGCCGCGAAGGCCAAGTGGTGGTGCACAGAAGTCGCCAAGAAGGTCGTCGACAACTGCGTGCAGCTCCACGGCGGCTACGGCTACATGAGGGAGTACCGGGTCACCAACGACTACGCGGATGTGCGTATCCAGACAATCCTCGGCGGAACGACCGAGATCATGAAGGACCTGATCGGGCGCGACCTCGGTCTCTGA
- a CDS encoding CaiB/BaiF CoA transferase family protein: MDKPLAGVRVLEIAQFTFVPSAGAILADWGADVIKVENPVTGDALRTLFTASQGQSSEQSDSFTPHMEAPNRGKRSIGLGLTSPLARPILEELVRRSDVVLTNYLPVVRSKLRIDVDDIRRINPDIIYVVGTGYGGHGPGRNRPGYDATAFWARGGSADGATPCLADRPTYMPTGAYGDNIGGLAIAGGVAAALFRRQMSGQPSVIDVSLLGVGAWATQFDVNMALMSGGHLPKVELDTPFPGNPLVASYRTSDGRFIQLAMLDPVAYWSEFCTCMGGLEAAADARFATMDGIAENIDQACRIVADLIGRLPLDECERRLNGCSGAWAVWQDSWDLANDEDLVANGGVVEVVDALGVRRKLVASPVRFDTPTVPSKRAPKFAEHTDAILREIGVDDVTFGELKVEGVIA, encoded by the coding sequence ATGGATAAACCCCTGGCGGGCGTGCGGGTACTGGAGATAGCTCAATTCACCTTCGTGCCATCAGCGGGCGCCATACTCGCCGACTGGGGCGCGGACGTCATCAAGGTCGAGAATCCGGTCACAGGTGACGCTCTACGGACCCTGTTCACCGCGTCTCAAGGCCAGTCGTCAGAGCAGTCGGACTCCTTCACGCCGCATATGGAGGCACCGAATCGCGGTAAACGCAGTATCGGGCTCGGTCTGACATCGCCCCTGGCGCGACCGATTCTGGAGGAGTTGGTACGACGCAGCGATGTCGTACTCACCAACTACCTGCCGGTGGTGCGATCAAAGCTGCGCATCGATGTCGACGATATCCGGCGCATCAATCCTGACATCATCTACGTCGTGGGTACTGGCTACGGTGGCCACGGTCCTGGCCGGAACCGACCTGGATATGACGCCACGGCATTTTGGGCCAGGGGCGGAAGTGCCGACGGGGCGACACCGTGCCTTGCCGACCGGCCTACTTATATGCCGACCGGTGCCTACGGCGACAACATCGGCGGGTTGGCTATCGCGGGCGGGGTGGCTGCCGCGCTCTTCCGGCGCCAGATGTCAGGACAGCCATCGGTCATCGACGTGTCGCTACTGGGCGTCGGGGCATGGGCGACGCAATTCGATGTGAACATGGCGCTGATGAGCGGTGGCCATTTGCCGAAGGTGGAACTCGACACCCCGTTCCCCGGGAATCCACTCGTCGCGAGCTACCGCACCAGTGACGGCCGGTTCATCCAGTTGGCCATGCTCGACCCAGTGGCGTACTGGTCGGAGTTCTGCACGTGCATGGGCGGTCTGGAAGCTGCGGCGGACGCGCGCTTCGCCACGATGGACGGCATCGCCGAGAACATCGACCAGGCATGCCGGATCGTCGCTGATCTGATCGGGCGGCTTCCGCTCGACGAGTGCGAGCGACGTCTCAACGGGTGCAGCGGTGCCTGGGCGGTATGGCAGGACAGCTGGGACCTCGCCAATGACGAGGACCTCGTTGCCAACGGCGGCGTCGTCGAAGTCGTTGATGCACTGGGTGTTCGGCGAAAGCTGGTCGCGAGTCCTGTTCGCTTCGACACCCCGACCGTTCCGTCCAAGCGGGCGCCGAAATTCGCCGAACACACCGACGCCATCCTTCGTGAGATCGGGGTCGACGACGTTACTTTCGGTGAACTCAAGGTAGAAGGCGTCATCGCCTGA
- a CDS encoding SDR family NAD(P)-dependent oxidoreductase: protein MIAQRLCTDPAKDGFQDMSPSDPLSGKVAVITGGASGIGLATARRLADRGCKLVLADIEQAALETAAAGMPADTEVLLVRTDVSKRADVETLAELANERFGAIDILFLNAGVGATGPLVDATHEDWEWMIGVNLWGPIHGVEAFLPAIVQSGRDAHIVFTASFAGVVTNEGLGPYSVTKYGVVALAETLHRELRKSPVNVSVLCPMKVGTNIEHSHRNRPSHLGGPNAGSDVDFDDPGFAGRIVSPDDAAKIVVDAIGTDQLYLFTHGECREPVARRFRKIDAAFEPSQSRA from the coding sequence GTGATCGCCCAGCGTCTGTGCACGGACCCAGCGAAGGATGGTTTTCAGGACATGAGCCCGAGTGATCCGTTGAGTGGCAAGGTAGCCGTCATCACGGGCGGAGCTAGTGGCATCGGTCTTGCTACGGCGCGACGGCTAGCAGATCGAGGTTGCAAGCTCGTGCTGGCTGACATTGAGCAGGCGGCCTTGGAAACAGCAGCAGCGGGGATGCCCGCCGACACTGAGGTGTTGCTGGTCCGCACCGACGTCTCCAAGCGGGCCGATGTCGAGACTCTGGCAGAGCTTGCCAACGAGCGCTTCGGCGCCATCGACATCTTGTTCCTCAACGCCGGCGTGGGGGCCACCGGTCCGCTTGTCGATGCGACACATGAGGACTGGGAGTGGATGATCGGGGTGAATCTCTGGGGTCCCATCCATGGGGTCGAAGCCTTTCTGCCGGCGATCGTGCAGTCCGGCCGGGATGCACACATCGTCTTCACGGCGTCGTTCGCCGGTGTCGTCACCAATGAGGGCCTGGGACCCTATTCGGTCACCAAGTACGGTGTCGTGGCACTCGCCGAGACTCTGCATCGCGAGCTACGCAAATCGCCGGTGAACGTCAGTGTGCTGTGTCCGATGAAGGTCGGCACCAACATCGAACACTCCCATCGCAATCGGCCGTCTCATCTCGGCGGCCCGAACGCCGGATCCGATGTCGATTTCGACGATCCCGGATTCGCGGGTCGTATCGTGTCGCCCGACGACGCCGCGAAGATCGTCGTCGATGCAATCGGTACTGATCAGCTCTACCTGTTCACCCACGGAGAGTGCCGCGAGCCGGTCGCGCGCCGATTCCGAAAGATCGACGCAGCGTTCGAGCCGTCCCAGAGTCGGGCCTGA
- a CDS encoding SDR family NAD(P)-dependent oxidoreductase produces the protein MAAGAQPRSALVTGASRGIGLAIARRLAERNMALTITARNEETLAAVGKELRELGSPAVLSVSADMADPDAPVSLIQRHRDEYGDMSALILNAGVGTAGLIADYPLKRLDKTIAVNFRSPFVLIQEALPLLRSAVVRHPSEGAKIVVLSSITAIYAEAQLAAYGASKAAIASLVDTLNAEESGTGVSATAIAPAYVDTDMSEWVRGRILPEQMIPADDVATLVECLLKMSARSVVGRVVMARAGTDGYEA, from the coding sequence ATGGCGGCCGGCGCGCAGCCGCGGTCTGCGCTTGTCACCGGGGCTTCTCGTGGGATCGGACTGGCTATCGCGCGGCGGCTGGCCGAGCGGAACATGGCGCTCACCATCACGGCCCGCAACGAGGAAACACTGGCCGCCGTGGGTAAGGAGCTTCGTGAATTGGGCTCTCCCGCCGTACTCTCCGTCTCCGCAGACATGGCTGACCCGGACGCTCCCGTCAGTCTGATCCAGCGACACCGCGACGAGTACGGTGATATGTCGGCATTGATACTCAATGCCGGCGTCGGTACGGCAGGACTGATCGCCGACTACCCGCTCAAGCGGCTCGACAAGACCATTGCCGTCAACTTTCGCAGCCCGTTCGTCCTGATTCAGGAAGCCCTGCCGCTGCTCCGGTCGGCGGTTGTTCGGCATCCTTCCGAAGGTGCGAAGATCGTCGTGCTCTCGTCGATCACCGCGATATACGCAGAAGCCCAACTAGCTGCGTACGGTGCGTCGAAGGCGGCGATCGCCTCACTGGTGGACACGCTGAATGCCGAGGAATCAGGCACCGGGGTATCCGCTACGGCGATCGCACCTGCCTACGTTGACACCGACATGTCGGAGTGGGTGCGGGGACGCATACTTCCCGAACAGATGATCCCGGCCGATGACGTGGCGACACTGGTTGAGTGCCTGCTGAAGATGTCGGCGCGGTCGGTTGTTGGCCGCGTGGTGATGGCGCGAGCAGGCACCGACGGCTACGAGGCATAA
- a CDS encoding SDR family oxidoreductase — protein sequence MPGVQDRVIVVTGAGGGLGREYALTLAREGASVVVNDLGGARDGSGAGKNMADEVVDEIRRSGGRAVANYDSVAETAGAENIIKTALDEFGRVDGVVSNAGILRDGTFHKMTFDNWDAVQKVHLYGGYNVIRAAWPHFREQHFGRIVVATSTSGLFGNFGQANYSAAKLGLVGLINTLAQEGAKYDILANAVAPIAATRMTQDIMTPDAFERLAPQHVAPVVGYLMTEENADSASVFIVGGGKVQRAVLFQTDGVTFPGNAPTIEEIAAKWAEITDVSAAKLATFDVAAI from the coding sequence ATGCCAGGAGTGCAGGACCGTGTCATCGTGGTCACCGGAGCCGGAGGCGGCCTGGGACGTGAGTATGCGCTGACTCTCGCCCGTGAGGGGGCCAGCGTTGTAGTCAATGATCTCGGCGGAGCGCGCGACGGCTCCGGCGCGGGAAAGAACATGGCCGACGAGGTGGTCGACGAGATCCGGCGCAGTGGTGGCCGGGCAGTGGCGAATTACGACAGCGTGGCTGAGACGGCCGGTGCCGAGAACATCATCAAGACAGCGCTCGACGAATTCGGAAGGGTCGACGGCGTCGTCAGCAATGCAGGCATCCTGCGTGACGGCACGTTCCACAAGATGACGTTCGACAACTGGGACGCCGTGCAGAAGGTGCACCTTTACGGCGGGTACAACGTCATCCGCGCCGCGTGGCCGCATTTCCGCGAGCAGCACTTCGGACGCATCGTCGTCGCGACGTCGACCAGCGGCCTGTTCGGCAACTTCGGCCAGGCCAACTACAGCGCCGCCAAGCTCGGCCTCGTCGGACTTATCAATACGCTGGCACAAGAGGGGGCCAAATACGACATTCTGGCCAACGCGGTGGCGCCCATCGCCGCGACGCGCATGACGCAGGACATTATGACGCCGGACGCTTTCGAGCGCTTGGCGCCGCAACATGTCGCACCTGTGGTGGGCTACCTCATGACGGAGGAAAACGCTGACAGCGCTTCGGTATTCATTGTCGGTGGCGGCAAGGTTCAGCGAGCAGTCCTCTTCCAGACCGACGGTGTGACCTTCCCCGGGAATGCCCCGACCATCGAGGAGATCGCGGCGAAGTGGGCCGAGATCACCGATGTGTCGGCGGCCAAACTGGCCACATTCGACGTCGCCGCAATCTAG
- a CDS encoding flavin reductase family protein, whose protein sequence is MTAPSFDNRLLRDVFGCHPSGIVFVGATVDSDPCGMAVSTFTPVSLDPPLVSVCVQNTSSTWPRLSNCSHLGISVLSYGHSDAVPSLSAKTGDRFTGVTVQSSANGAVFLGGCSVWIETVIHQVVEAGDHSIVILRITDITQHDNVQPIIFYRSRCHGLAAVEA, encoded by the coding sequence ATGACTGCTCCCTCGTTCGATAACAGACTGCTGCGAGACGTATTCGGCTGTCACCCCTCAGGAATCGTTTTCGTCGGCGCGACAGTCGATTCCGATCCGTGCGGGATGGCGGTCAGTACTTTCACGCCCGTCTCACTCGACCCGCCGCTGGTCTCAGTGTGCGTGCAGAACACGTCATCGACGTGGCCGCGCCTCAGCAACTGCAGCCACCTCGGCATCAGCGTGCTGAGCTACGGTCACAGCGACGCTGTGCCCTCACTGTCAGCGAAAACGGGCGATCGCTTCACCGGCGTCACGGTCCAGTCCTCCGCGAACGGCGCCGTTTTCCTGGGCGGGTGCAGTGTGTGGATCGAGACGGTCATCCACCAGGTCGTCGAAGCCGGGGACCACAGCATCGTCATCCTGCGGATCACCGATATCACCCAGCATGACAACGTGCAACCAATCATCTTCTATCGCAGCCGCTGCCACGGGCTTGCCGCCGTCGAAGCGTGA
- a CDS encoding amidohydrolase family protein, translated as MSAPVLPIIDTDTHLSEPPDLWTSRLPSKWSELAPRVVFDERRGEDIWIIGGRRLSGVSGYAMAGWHEYPPKHPPTAELAEPAAFDAKERVKRMDSMRIAAEVPYPNLLAFSMDAFMGYNEPELVLDCIRAYNDFLTEFASVAPERFVCLTTLPFWDLDEAVKEMNRCHDNGHRGIIFMAKPYKLGLPRLRDDHWAPILKAAEERELSVNFHVGYQSQTEEDWVRMIKDVQGPADYAQETTMSLMGLCENVSELLLSGVCHKYPTLNFVNIESGFGWIPYLIESADWNWKNSGAAKAYPDRELPSHYFRKQIYTTYWFERETVRHMGAAYADNLMFETDYPHPTSLSPGPASTAMSPRDVVDETVRELPMDACRKIFYENAARLYHVNIEDCLQD; from the coding sequence TTGAGCGCCCCAGTGCTACCGATCATCGATACCGATACCCATCTGAGTGAACCCCCGGACCTGTGGACGTCCCGGCTGCCTTCGAAGTGGAGCGAACTCGCCCCTCGAGTGGTGTTCGACGAGCGTCGCGGCGAAGACATCTGGATTATCGGCGGCCGACGGCTTTCCGGCGTCTCGGGCTATGCGATGGCGGGATGGCACGAGTATCCGCCCAAGCATCCTCCGACGGCAGAGCTGGCTGAGCCGGCTGCGTTCGACGCCAAGGAGCGTGTCAAGCGGATGGATTCGATGAGGATCGCCGCTGAGGTCCCCTACCCCAACCTGCTGGCGTTCTCGATGGACGCATTCATGGGCTACAACGAGCCCGAGCTTGTCTTGGATTGCATCCGTGCGTACAACGACTTCCTGACCGAGTTCGCGTCAGTGGCTCCCGAACGGTTCGTCTGCCTCACCACGCTGCCCTTCTGGGATCTGGACGAGGCGGTCAAGGAGATGAACCGGTGCCATGACAACGGTCACCGCGGCATCATCTTCATGGCCAAGCCCTACAAGCTCGGTCTGCCGCGCCTGCGCGACGACCACTGGGCGCCCATCCTGAAGGCCGCCGAGGAGCGTGAACTCTCTGTCAACTTCCACGTGGGCTACCAGTCTCAGACCGAAGAGGACTGGGTGCGCATGATCAAGGATGTCCAAGGGCCTGCCGACTACGCGCAGGAGACCACGATGTCATTGATGGGACTCTGCGAGAACGTCTCTGAGTTGCTGCTGTCCGGTGTCTGTCACAAGTACCCGACCTTGAACTTTGTCAACATCGAGAGTGGATTCGGCTGGATCCCGTATCTCATCGAGAGCGCGGACTGGAACTGGAAGAACTCCGGCGCTGCCAAGGCCTATCCGGACCGCGAACTTCCCAGCCACTACTTCCGCAAGCAGATCTACACCACCTACTGGTTCGAGCGTGAGACTGTGCGACACATGGGTGCGGCGTACGCCGACAACCTGATGTTCGAGACCGACTACCCGCACCCCACGAGCCTGTCCCCGGGACCTGCATCAACCGCCATGTCACCGCGCGACGTGGTAGACGAGACGGTCAGGGAGTTGCCGATGGACGCATGCCGCAAGATCTTCTACGAGAATGCCGCGCGTCTCTACCACGTCAACATCGAAGACTGTCTTCAGGATTAG
- a CDS encoding acyl-CoA dehydrogenase family protein, giving the protein MAVTIDHDVEPVAPGAKEVCEALFAFIDREVAKIQQPIEAALHDPRLYWREDGRLAEEVVQARRAARMASAEAGFYTMFCPAELGGGGLSAELYFEVFEALCHRYGSPQTQLAFQVLAHASTGPTALWTYASDALKTDLVPKLMRGEVQGSFAMSEPDAGSDAWMMTTTAVRDGDHWVLNGTKQWASWAPTADFLITFAITDRERFAARKGGLTGFYVPTDVPGYDLYSIVKVFDEVGGEEAILTFNDVRIPDHYRLGEVGEGFRVAMEGSGLLKMTKLARLIGLGRWANDKAAEYAKVRKTFGKTLSEHQSVQNMLADNCIDIYTSRLASLDVARKHDAGDQARFESAMSHALVAEAMYRVYDRSMQIMGGIGLSNEAAMINGWHTTRVSRISEGPPEVQRRTIAKYLLSGAYKF; this is encoded by the coding sequence GTGGCCGTGACAATCGATCACGACGTCGAGCCGGTAGCACCAGGTGCCAAAGAGGTGTGTGAAGCGCTCTTCGCCTTCATCGACCGAGAGGTCGCGAAGATTCAGCAGCCCATCGAGGCGGCTCTCCACGATCCGCGGCTGTACTGGCGCGAGGATGGGCGCCTTGCCGAGGAGGTTGTCCAGGCCCGCAGGGCCGCGCGGATGGCTTCTGCCGAGGCGGGCTTCTATACGATGTTCTGCCCCGCTGAACTCGGTGGCGGCGGACTCAGCGCTGAACTGTATTTCGAGGTGTTCGAGGCGCTGTGCCACCGGTACGGCTCACCGCAGACGCAGCTTGCGTTTCAGGTGCTCGCCCACGCCAGCACGGGTCCGACGGCCTTGTGGACCTACGCATCGGACGCTCTGAAGACCGACTTGGTGCCCAAGCTCATGCGCGGCGAGGTTCAGGGATCATTTGCGATGTCGGAACCTGACGCGGGCTCCGACGCCTGGATGATGACCACCACTGCCGTCCGTGACGGTGACCATTGGGTGCTCAACGGTACGAAGCAGTGGGCTTCCTGGGCGCCCACCGCCGACTTCTTGATCACGTTCGCCATCACCGACCGCGAACGCTTCGCTGCTCGCAAGGGTGGTCTGACGGGCTTCTATGTCCCCACCGACGTACCCGGCTACGACCTGTATTCGATTGTCAAGGTGTTCGACGAAGTCGGCGGCGAGGAAGCCATCCTCACCTTCAACGACGTCCGCATCCCCGATCACTACCGGCTCGGTGAGGTCGGCGAAGGCTTCCGGGTCGCGATGGAGGGCTCTGGCCTGCTCAAGATGACGAAGCTTGCTCGACTGATCGGTCTGGGCCGGTGGGCGAACGATAAGGCCGCCGAATACGCCAAGGTGCGTAAGACGTTCGGCAAGACCCTCAGCGAGCATCAGTCCGTCCAAAACATGCTGGCCGACAACTGCATTGACATCTACACCTCCCGGTTGGCATCGCTCGACGTCGCGCGCAAGCACGATGCCGGGGATCAAGCGCGGTTCGAGTCGGCCATGAGTCACGCTCTCGTCGCCGAGGCGATGTACCGCGTCTACGACCGGTCGATGCAGATTATGGGCGGCATCGGGCTGAGCAATGAAGCGGCGATGATCAATGGCTGGCACACCACACGCGTGTCGCGGATCAGCGAGGGGCCGCCAGAAGTCCAGCGGCGCACCATTGCCAAGTACCTGCTGTCGGGCGCCTACAAGTTCTAG